A region of Fibrobacter succinogenes subsp. succinogenes S85 DNA encodes the following proteins:
- a CDS encoding RelA/SpoT family protein: MMDQAKFTTNQEHIVSVLLKKNPKLDEGILRKAIAFIADAHDGQYRKSGMPYTEHPYEVAKILADLKQDQATVLAGLLHDVVEDTPHTLSEISELFGEDTAFMVDAVTKITAVQEASKTAQKASTYRKLITAMAKDPRVIMIKIADRIHNMRTMRYMKPEKRKIIAQETLDIYVPLTHRFGLYKLKTELEDLSFKYVNPDEYQKLVDALIENKEKRENYVQSVIGPLQIKMALEDFDCTIQGRTKNIYSIYNKMIARGCGFEDIFDIFAIRIIVETIPECYLALGYVHNLWTPLQSRFKDYIATPKPNLYQSIHTTVIGPENKMVEVQIRTKDMDLTAEKGFAAHWAYKMETQHEGEELAWLDHMVKLQSEISDSKEYLDFLKVDLKPEGMTVFTPKGASVELPEGAIVLDFAFAVHTELGLHCIGARINDKVVSLDEPVPHGATIQILKSPNQEPSPEWLEMVKTIKAKQELRKWMKTSIITQSRSLGKEIWTRELRLLKIEKDKRPKEEDILKNFGMTSLNEFFEKIGQGELPLQDIHRFLNGGNDISKETAAIRFYPKFGKDMDNTLTDEMPLMIGQETSLLIHFASCCGPVPGDKIVGVMRPQIGIEVHKSDCPCLKDLPTDQRLPVDWSADVTKPFTTHLTIETDNRRNLPLSILMVLKDENLSLDRMSIASAQYTGRIRMEFKAFRKDQVDAIVTKIRQVEGVRGVEKA; this comes from the coding sequence ATGATGGATCAGGCTAAATTTACAACGAACCAAGAGCACATTGTAAGTGTGCTCCTTAAGAAGAATCCCAAACTTGACGAAGGGATTCTCAGAAAAGCTATAGCCTTTATTGCCGATGCCCACGATGGTCAATACCGCAAGAGCGGCATGCCCTACACAGAACACCCTTACGAAGTGGCCAAGATTCTTGCAGACCTCAAGCAAGACCAGGCAACGGTACTCGCAGGCTTATTGCACGACGTGGTGGAAGACACCCCGCATACCCTCAGTGAAATTTCTGAACTTTTTGGCGAAGACACGGCGTTCATGGTCGATGCGGTGACAAAGATTACCGCAGTCCAGGAAGCAAGCAAGACGGCGCAAAAGGCAAGTACCTACCGTAAGCTCATTACGGCCATGGCCAAAGACCCGCGCGTCATCATGATTAAAATCGCAGACCGCATCCACAACATGCGCACCATGCGATACATGAAGCCCGAAAAGCGTAAGATTATCGCCCAGGAAACGCTCGACATTTACGTACCGCTCACCCATAGATTCGGTCTATACAAGCTGAAAACCGAACTCGAAGACTTGAGCTTCAAGTACGTGAACCCGGATGAATACCAGAAGCTCGTCGATGCCCTTATCGAGAACAAGGAAAAGCGCGAAAACTACGTGCAATCCGTGATTGGCCCGCTTCAGATCAAGATGGCTCTCGAAGACTTCGACTGCACCATCCAGGGGCGCACCAAGAATATATACAGCATCTATAACAAGATGATTGCACGCGGTTGCGGGTTCGAAGACATCTTCGACATTTTCGCCATCCGCATTATCGTCGAGACGATACCTGAATGCTACCTCGCTCTGGGTTACGTGCACAACCTCTGGACGCCGCTGCAAAGCCGCTTCAAGGACTACATCGCCACCCCGAAGCCGAACCTTTACCAAAGTATCCATACAACCGTCATCGGTCCTGAAAACAAGATGGTCGAAGTCCAGATCCGCACAAAGGACATGGACTTAACCGCCGAAAAGGGATTTGCCGCCCACTGGGCCTACAAGATGGAAACGCAGCACGAAGGCGAAGAACTCGCCTGGCTCGACCACATGGTCAAGCTGCAATCCGAAATCTCGGACTCCAAAGAATACCTCGACTTCTTGAAAGTAGACTTGAAGCCCGAAGGCATGACGGTGTTCACCCCGAAGGGAGCATCCGTTGAACTCCCCGAAGGCGCCATCGTTTTGGACTTTGCATTTGCAGTACACACGGAGCTTGGCCTGCACTGCATCGGTGCACGCATTAACGACAAGGTTGTGAGTCTCGATGAACCCGTGCCGCACGGTGCCACCATCCAGATTTTAAAGAGCCCGAACCAGGAACCGAGCCCGGAATGGCTTGAAATGGTCAAGACCATCAAGGCAAAGCAGGAACTCCGCAAGTGGATGAAGACAAGCATCATCACGCAGTCCCGCAGCCTCGGTAAAGAAATCTGGACTCGCGAGCTCCGCCTCCTGAAAATTGAAAAGGACAAACGCCCGAAGGAAGAGGACATCCTCAAGAACTTCGGCATGACGAGCCTCAACGAATTTTTCGAGAAAATCGGCCAGGGCGAACTGCCGCTCCAGGACATCCACCGTTTCTTGAACGGCGGAAACGACATATCCAAGGAAACCGCAGCCATCCGCTTCTATCCGAAATTCGGAAAGGACATGGACAACACGCTCACCGACGAAATGCCGTTGATGATTGGCCAAGAAACCAGTCTTCTCATCCATTTCGCAAGCTGCTGCGGCCCTGTCCCGGGTGATAAGATTGTCGGCGTGATGCGCCCGCAAATCGGTATTGAAGTCCACAAGAGCGACTGCCCTTGCCTCAAGGACTTGCCGACCGACCAGCGCCTCCCCGTTGACTGGAGCGCCGACGTCACAAAGCCATTTACGACGCACCTCACAATTGAAACGGACAACCGCAGAAACTTGCCATTAAGCATCCTGATGGTTCTGAAAGACGAGAACTTGTCGCTGGATAGAATGAGTATCGCCAGTGCCCAGTACACGGGACGCATCCGTATGGAATTCAAGGCGTTCCGCAAGGACCAGGTCGATGCAATTGTGACCAAGATAAGGCAAGTCGAGGGCGTCAGAGGGGTTGAAAAAGCATGA